A window from Micromonospora terminaliae encodes these proteins:
- a CDS encoding ABC transporter ATP-binding protein, translating to MSTETEPLLRVRGLTKHFPVREGFRAKGAVRAVDGLDFDVRPGETLGLVGESGCGKTTTGRMLVRLLESTSGSIEFAGRDITHARRGALRPLRQDLQIIFQDPYASLNPRHTVGRIVAMPLQVNGINPPGGIKKRVQELLELVGLNPEHYNRYPHEFSGGQRQRIGIARALALRPKLIVADEPVSALDVSIQAQVINLLRDLQRDLDLAFVFIAHDLAVVRHFCHRVAVMYLGKIVEIGDRDDIYERPQHPYTRALLSAIPDVTTLGPAGRIRLTGDVPTPLNPPSGCRFRTRCWKAQERCATEEPALVPRDGGNQATACHFPETGTISQGAGPAAVTAEEVSK from the coding sequence ATGAGCACCGAGACCGAGCCGCTGCTGCGCGTGCGGGGGCTGACCAAGCACTTCCCGGTGCGGGAGGGCTTCCGCGCCAAGGGTGCCGTCCGGGCGGTCGACGGCCTCGACTTCGACGTGCGGCCGGGGGAGACCCTGGGCCTGGTCGGGGAGTCTGGGTGCGGGAAGACCACCACCGGGCGGATGCTGGTGCGGCTGCTGGAGTCCACCTCCGGCAGCATCGAGTTCGCGGGCCGGGACATCACCCACGCGCGGCGCGGCGCGTTGCGGCCGCTGCGCCAGGACCTCCAGATCATCTTCCAGGACCCCTACGCCTCGCTGAACCCCCGGCACACCGTCGGGCGGATCGTGGCCATGCCGTTGCAGGTCAACGGCATCAATCCGCCGGGCGGCATCAAGAAGCGGGTCCAGGAACTGCTCGAACTGGTCGGGTTGAACCCCGAGCACTACAACCGCTACCCGCACGAGTTCTCCGGCGGGCAGCGCCAGCGCATCGGCATCGCCCGCGCGCTCGCGCTGCGCCCGAAGCTCATCGTCGCCGACGAACCGGTCTCCGCCCTGGACGTCTCGATCCAGGCCCAGGTCATCAACCTGCTGCGCGACCTGCAACGCGACCTGGACCTGGCGTTCGTCTTCATCGCCCACGACCTCGCCGTGGTGCGGCACTTCTGCCACCGGGTCGCCGTCATGTACCTCGGCAAGATCGTCGAGATCGGCGACCGCGACGACATCTACGAGCGGCCGCAGCACCCCTACACGCGCGCCCTGCTCTCGGCCATCCCGGACGTCACGACGCTCGGCCCGGCCGGGCGCATCCGGCTCACCGGCGACGTGCCCACCCCGCTCAACCCGCCGTCGGGCTGCCGCTTCCGCACCCGCTGCTGGAAGGCGCAGGAGCGGTGCGCCACCGAGGAGCCCGCGCTCGTCCCCCGGGACGGCGGCAACCAGGCCACCGCCTGCCACTTCCCCGAGACGGGAACGATCAGCCAGGGCGCCGGACCGGCCGCCGTGACCGCCGAGGAGGTGTCGAAATGA
- the dapC gene encoding succinyldiaminopimelate transaminase, which yields MNRPAPVSSRLPEFTWDTLDAAAAMAAAHPGGLINLSMGTPVDPVPALIRQALADASDAPGYPLTAGTPALRDAIAAWVARACGAGVDGLGVLPTIGSKELVAWLPTLLGIGPGDVVVVPSIAYPTYEDGARLAGATTVRTDSLTALGPDPRVRLVWVNSPGNPTGRVLPAGHLRKVVDWARERGAVVASDECYLPLGWDAQPVSVLSPEVCGGSYEGVLAVHSLSKRSNLAGYRAGFVAGDPALVAELLKIRKHAGMIVPAPVQAAMVAALGDQAHADAQRERYRARREKLRAAFTAAGFTVEHSEAGLYLWLTRDEDCWDTVDWLARRGILVAAGVFYGPAGARHVRVALTESDEHVDAVAARLAEA from the coding sequence CTGAACCGGCCCGCGCCGGTCTCGTCGCGGCTGCCCGAGTTCACCTGGGACACCCTGGACGCCGCGGCCGCGATGGCCGCGGCGCACCCGGGCGGTCTCATCAACCTCTCGATGGGCACGCCGGTCGACCCGGTGCCGGCGCTGATCCGGCAGGCGCTGGCCGACGCGTCGGACGCGCCCGGCTACCCGCTGACCGCGGGCACGCCCGCGCTGCGGGACGCGATAGCGGCCTGGGTGGCCCGCGCCTGCGGTGCGGGCGTCGACGGGCTCGGCGTGCTGCCCACGATCGGCTCCAAGGAACTGGTCGCCTGGCTGCCCACGCTGCTCGGCATCGGCCCGGGTGACGTCGTCGTGGTGCCGTCCATCGCCTACCCGACGTACGAGGACGGGGCCCGCCTGGCCGGCGCCACCACGGTGCGCACCGACTCGCTGACCGCCCTCGGCCCCGACCCCCGGGTCCGGCTCGTCTGGGTGAACTCGCCCGGCAACCCGACCGGCCGGGTGCTGCCCGCGGGCCACCTGCGCAAGGTGGTCGACTGGGCGCGGGAGCGCGGCGCGGTGGTCGCCAGCGACGAGTGCTACCTGCCGCTGGGCTGGGACGCCCAGCCCGTCTCGGTGCTCTCGCCGGAGGTCTGCGGCGGGTCGTACGAGGGCGTGCTGGCGGTGCACTCGCTCTCCAAGCGCTCCAACCTGGCCGGCTACCGGGCCGGCTTCGTGGCCGGTGACCCGGCGCTCGTGGCCGAGCTGCTCAAGATCCGTAAGCACGCCGGCATGATCGTGCCCGCCCCCGTGCAGGCGGCCATGGTGGCCGCGCTGGGCGATCAGGCGCACGCCGACGCGCAGCGGGAGCGCTACCGGGCCCGGCGGGAGAAGCTCCGCGCCGCGTTCACCGCCGCCGGCTTCACGGTCGAGCACTCCGAGGCGGGGCTCTATCTCTGGCTGACCCGGGACGAGGACTGCTGGGACACCGTCGACTGGCTGGCCCGCCGCGGCATCCTGGTCGCCGCCGGCGTCTTCTACGGCCCGGCGGGCGCCCGGCACGTCCGGGTGGCCCTGACCGAGTCGGACGAGCACGTCGACGCGGTCGCCGCCCGGCTCGCCGAGGCCTGA
- the fdxA gene encoding ferredoxin, translated as MTYIIAEPCVDVLDKACIEECPVDCIYEGNRMLYIHPDECVDCGACEPVCPVEAIFYEDDVPEQWKDYTGANYEFFEDLGSPGGASKIGKVEKDATFVAAQPPRGEGH; from the coding sequence GTGACCTACATCATCGCCGAGCCGTGCGTGGATGTGCTCGACAAGGCATGCATCGAGGAGTGCCCGGTCGACTGCATCTACGAGGGCAATCGGATGCTCTACATCCACCCCGACGAGTGCGTCGACTGTGGTGCCTGTGAGCCGGTCTGCCCGGTCGAAGCGATCTTCTACGAGGACGACGTCCCGGAGCAGTGGAAGGACTACACCGGGGCGAACTACGAGTTCTTCGAGGATCTGGGCTCGCCGGGCGGCGCCTCCAAGATCGGCAAGGTGGAGAAGGACGCGACCTTCGTGGCCGCGCAGCCGCCGCGCGGAGAGGGCCACTGA
- the mshB gene encoding N-acetyl-1-D-myo-inositol-2-amino-2-deoxy-alpha-D-glucopyranoside deacetylase, protein MTGVTTLPDRRLLLVHAHPDDESIGTGATMAHYAATGAHVTLVTCTLGEEGEIHVPALAQLAAAEADQLGGYRIGELSAACAALGVTDHRFLGGAGRYRDSGMMGLATNEHPRAFWQADLDEAAGHLLEVIREVRPQVLVTYDPNGFYGHPDHIQAHRVAMRGVELAAAEGIAPAKVYWTAMPRGVLEAGLEAFTESSDNPFAGIDSADELPFGTPDEGIAARIDATDRHAAKEAAMRAHATQIPATSWLYSIAGNFGAEFMGVEFFTLAVGEKGPGSGPYGWEDDLFAGLALDRPDRSPVTAAGLR, encoded by the coding sequence GTGACGGGCGTGACGACGCTGCCCGACCGACGCCTGCTGCTGGTCCACGCGCACCCCGACGACGAGTCCATCGGGACCGGCGCGACGATGGCGCACTACGCCGCCACCGGCGCCCACGTCACCCTGGTGACCTGCACGCTGGGCGAGGAGGGCGAGATCCACGTGCCGGCGCTGGCGCAGCTCGCGGCGGCCGAGGCCGACCAGCTCGGCGGCTACCGGATCGGCGAGCTGTCGGCCGCCTGCGCGGCGCTCGGCGTCACCGACCACCGCTTCCTCGGCGGGGCGGGCCGCTACCGCGACTCCGGGATGATGGGGCTGGCCACCAACGAGCACCCCCGCGCGTTCTGGCAGGCCGACCTCGACGAGGCCGCCGGGCACCTGCTGGAGGTCATCCGCGAGGTCCGCCCGCAGGTGCTCGTCACGTACGACCCGAACGGCTTCTACGGCCACCCCGACCACATCCAGGCGCACCGCGTGGCGATGCGCGGCGTGGAGCTGGCCGCCGCCGAGGGGATCGCCCCGGCGAAGGTCTACTGGACGGCGATGCCCCGCGGCGTGCTGGAGGCCGGCCTGGAGGCGTTCACCGAGTCGTCGGACAACCCCTTCGCCGGCATCGACAGCGCCGACGAGCTGCCCTTCGGCACCCCGGACGAGGGGATCGCCGCGCGTATCGACGCCACCGACCGGCACGCCGCCAAGGAGGCGGCCATGCGGGCGCACGCCACCCAGATCCCCGCCACCTCCTGGCTCTACTCGATCGCCGGCAACTTCGGCGCCGAGTTCATGGGCGTGGAGTTCTTCACCCTCGCGGTCGGCGAGAAGGGCCCGGGCAGCGGCCCGTACGGCTGGGAGGACGACCTCTTCGCCGGGTTGGCGCTGGACCGGCCGGACCGGTCCCCGGTCACGGCGGCCGGCCTCCGGTGA
- a CDS encoding ABC transporter substrate-binding protein — protein MRARLATAMGGAMALVVALSACSKNTGDNADKVDSNKPRSGAIATDPKDSLGPAAEVPGAAKGGTFYILRENKISHLDPQRVYSFAGLMGSQLYARFLTTFKDDGKGNVTLVGDLAETPGKNVNNDCKVWEFKIKQGVKFEDGRPITSKEIAYGIARSFDPDLTGGPTYLQEWLADSPQYDTKWNFKANKTSLPPGLSTPDAQTLRFEFSKPRCDLPFAVSLPATAPLPADKDTGVNLDNQPFSSGPYKFTKITPGVEMVLERNANWDPATDPVRHAYPDKFVWSLGADNATQTNRVLAGTGNDAAAVGTGGVPSELIAKVTGDAKLKERMIVAATPNAYRLSINTTRVTDLAVRQAINYAIDRSSITKNLGGPYGAVPLTTLLPPTTLGYKQFDAYPAGESGNPEKAKELLAGKSVNLVLGTSDDTPSQETATQIKNALEKAGFTVTIKPIPEDGYLDFVKKKSNPWDIWVDSWAADWPSGASILPVLFDGRNIKAEGNSNTSQLNNDAINAEFDRVLAEDPAKQAEEWSALDEKLMKESAPAVPLYNEVVSVAHGEKAGGLFIGSIFGWPSFVNAYVKQ, from the coding sequence ATGCGAGCAAGACTCGCCACCGCCATGGGCGGTGCGATGGCACTGGTGGTCGCCCTCAGTGCATGCAGCAAGAACACCGGCGACAACGCCGACAAGGTGGACAGCAACAAGCCCCGCAGCGGCGCCATCGCGACCGACCCCAAGGACTCGCTGGGTCCGGCGGCGGAGGTGCCCGGCGCGGCCAAGGGCGGGACCTTCTACATCCTGCGCGAGAACAAGATCTCCCACCTGGACCCGCAGCGGGTCTACTCGTTCGCCGGCCTCATGGGGAGCCAGCTCTACGCGCGCTTCCTCACCACGTTCAAGGACGACGGCAAGGGCAACGTGACCCTGGTCGGCGACCTGGCCGAGACCCCCGGCAAGAACGTCAACAACGACTGCAAGGTCTGGGAATTCAAGATCAAGCAGGGCGTCAAGTTCGAGGACGGCCGTCCGATCACCTCCAAGGAGATCGCGTACGGCATCGCCCGCTCGTTCGACCCCGACCTGACGGGTGGCCCCACCTACCTGCAGGAGTGGCTGGCCGACAGCCCGCAGTACGACACCAAGTGGAACTTCAAGGCCAACAAGACCTCGCTGCCGCCGGGCCTGAGCACCCCGGACGCGCAGACGCTGCGCTTCGAGTTCAGCAAGCCGCGCTGTGACCTGCCGTTCGCCGTGTCGCTGCCGGCCACCGCGCCGCTGCCGGCGGACAAGGACACCGGCGTCAACCTGGACAACCAGCCGTTCTCGTCCGGGCCGTACAAGTTCACCAAGATCACGCCCGGCGTGGAGATGGTGCTGGAGCGGAACGCGAACTGGGACCCGGCGACCGACCCGGTGCGGCACGCGTACCCGGACAAGTTCGTCTGGTCGCTGGGAGCGGACAACGCCACCCAGACCAACCGGGTGCTCGCCGGCACCGGCAACGACGCCGCGGCCGTGGGCACCGGCGGCGTCCCGTCCGAGCTGATCGCGAAGGTCACCGGCGACGCCAAGCTCAAGGAGCGGATGATCGTCGCCGCCACGCCGAACGCCTACCGGCTGAGCATCAACACGACGCGGGTCACCGACCTGGCCGTGCGGCAGGCGATCAACTACGCGATCGACCGCAGCAGCATCACCAAGAACCTCGGCGGCCCGTACGGCGCCGTGCCGCTCACCACCCTGCTGCCGCCGACCACGCTCGGCTACAAGCAGTTCGACGCGTACCCGGCCGGGGAGAGCGGCAACCCGGAGAAGGCCAAGGAGCTGCTCGCCGGCAAGTCGGTGAACCTCGTGCTCGGCACCTCCGACGACACCCCGTCGCAGGAGACCGCCACCCAGATCAAGAACGCCCTGGAAAAGGCCGGCTTCACCGTCACCATCAAGCCGATCCCCGAGGACGGTTACCTCGACTTCGTGAAGAAGAAGAGCAACCCGTGGGACATCTGGGTCGACTCGTGGGCCGCCGACTGGCCCAGCGGCGCGTCGATCCTGCCGGTGCTCTTCGACGGCCGCAACATCAAGGCGGAGGGCAACAGCAACACCTCCCAGCTCAACAACGACGCCATCAACGCCGAGTTCGACCGCGTGCTCGCGGAGGACCCGGCCAAGCAGGCGGAGGAGTGGAGCGCGCTCGACGAGAAGCTCATGAAGGAGTCGGCGCCGGCGGTGCCGCTCTACAACGAGGTCGTCTCCGTCGCGCACGGCGAGAAGGCCGGCGGCCTGTTCATCGGCAGCATCTTCGGCTGGCCGAGCTTCGTGAACGCCTACGTGAAGCAGTGA
- a CDS encoding S9 family peptidase produces the protein MDFPELAARTRRFSHGAPRSVSVADDGSRVIFLRSSGPEDPADALWLLDIASGEERLVADPAVLLGTDGEPVTLAPGERALRERLRLSAAGIGSYALDGAGRVAAFALAGRLFRADLVHGDVVEVAAVGPVIDPRPDPTGERLAYVTDAAEGVRRGQLRVVEPDGTDNLLAGEDSGVTWGLAEHIAAEEFHRYRGYWWAPDGRTVLAARVDESRLDRWYLHDPADPASPPTSVAYPRAGGPNAEVSLHLLDLDDGWVDVHWDRETYPYLTSVDWSDGGPLITVLRRSQQHGLVLAVDPRTGETQVHAELADPRWVEPIPGTPAHLPDGRVLVGGELAHDGYDARCLFADGTLLTPPSLYVRRVVGRLPAGPNSAADLLVEASEGEPSQRHLYRVRTAIGGGVDARRMGSDPGWHTAAIGGSTLAVGVASLEHPGTRWRVWHDDREVGELVSHAATPPYAPRPTLVRVTDRRLPSAVLYPGEHVKGTKLPVLLDIYGGPGHQEVIAARGAWLERQWFAEQGFAVVTIDNRGTPGIAPSFEKAIHRRVADVILTDQVDALTALAGKHPDLDLERVAVRGWSFGGWLAGLAVLRHPELFRCAIVGAPVTDWTLYDTAYSERYLGMPDDGMDVYAHHSLVELAAEPVGDPAQARPMLLVHGLVDDNVLAAHTLRLSAALLAAGRPHAVLPLTGASHMAAGGVAERLLRLELDFLRRHL, from the coding sequence GTGGACTTTCCCGAGCTGGCCGCCCGCACCCGTCGGTTCAGCCACGGGGCGCCGCGCTCCGTCTCCGTCGCCGACGACGGCTCCCGGGTCATCTTCCTGCGCTCGTCCGGACCGGAGGACCCGGCCGACGCGCTCTGGCTGCTCGACATCGCCTCCGGCGAGGAGCGCCTCGTCGCCGACCCGGCGGTGCTGCTGGGCACGGACGGCGAACCGGTCACGCTGGCGCCGGGCGAGCGGGCGCTGCGCGAGCGGCTGCGGCTCAGCGCCGCCGGCATCGGCTCGTACGCCCTGGACGGCGCCGGCCGGGTGGCCGCGTTCGCGCTGGCCGGCCGCCTGTTCCGGGCCGACCTGGTGCACGGCGACGTGGTCGAGGTGGCCGCCGTCGGCCCGGTGATCGACCCGCGGCCCGACCCGACCGGCGAACGGCTGGCCTACGTCACCGACGCCGCCGAGGGCGTACGCCGGGGCCAGCTGCGGGTGGTCGAGCCGGACGGCACGGACAACCTGCTGGCCGGCGAGGACAGCGGGGTGACCTGGGGACTGGCCGAGCACATCGCGGCGGAGGAGTTCCACCGCTACCGCGGCTACTGGTGGGCCCCGGACGGGCGCACGGTGCTGGCCGCCCGGGTGGACGAGTCCCGCCTGGACCGCTGGTACCTGCACGACCCGGCCGACCCGGCGAGCCCGCCGACGTCCGTCGCGTACCCCCGGGCGGGTGGGCCGAACGCGGAGGTCAGCCTGCACCTGCTGGACCTCGACGACGGCTGGGTCGACGTGCACTGGGACCGGGAGACCTACCCGTACCTGACCTCGGTCGACTGGTCGGACGGGGGCCCGCTGATCACCGTGCTGCGCCGGTCGCAGCAGCACGGGCTGGTGCTGGCCGTGGACCCGCGCACCGGGGAGACGCAGGTGCACGCCGAGCTGGCCGACCCGCGCTGGGTGGAGCCGATCCCGGGCACCCCGGCGCACCTGCCCGACGGCCGGGTGCTGGTCGGCGGCGAGCTGGCCCACGACGGGTACGACGCCCGCTGCCTGTTCGCCGACGGCACCCTGCTCACGCCGCCCTCGCTCTACGTGCGGCGGGTGGTGGGCCGGCTGCCGGCCGGCCCGAACTCGGCGGCGGACCTGCTGGTCGAGGCGAGCGAGGGCGAGCCGAGCCAGCGCCACCTCTACCGGGTGCGGACGGCGATCGGCGGCGGGGTGGACGCCCGCCGGATGGGCAGCGACCCCGGCTGGCACACCGCCGCGATCGGCGGCAGCACGCTGGCCGTGGGGGTGGCCTCGCTGGAGCACCCGGGCACCCGCTGGCGGGTGTGGCACGACGACCGGGAGGTGGGCGAGCTGGTCTCGCACGCCGCGACCCCGCCGTACGCGCCGCGGCCGACGCTGGTCCGGGTGACCGACCGGCGGCTGCCGAGCGCCGTGCTCTACCCGGGCGAGCACGTGAAGGGCACGAAGCTGCCGGTGCTGCTGGACATCTACGGCGGTCCGGGCCACCAGGAGGTGATCGCGGCGCGGGGGGCGTGGCTGGAACGGCAGTGGTTCGCCGAGCAGGGCTTCGCCGTGGTGACCATCGACAACCGGGGCACCCCGGGCATCGCCCCGTCCTTCGAGAAAGCGATCCACCGGCGGGTGGCCGACGTGATCCTGACCGACCAGGTGGACGCCCTGACCGCGCTGGCCGGCAAGCACCCGGACCTGGACCTGGAACGCGTGGCCGTGCGCGGCTGGTCGTTCGGCGGCTGGCTGGCCGGGCTGGCGGTGCTGCGCCACCCGGAGCTGTTCCGGTGCGCGATCGTCGGCGCCCCGGTCACCGACTGGACGCTGTACGACACCGCGTACAGCGAGCGCTACCTGGGGATGCCGGACGACGGGATGGACGTCTACGCCCACCACTCGCTGGTCGAGCTGGCCGCCGAGCCGGTCGGCGACCCGGCGCAGGCCCGGCCCATGCTGCTGGTGCACGGCCTGGTCGACGACAACGTGCTGGCCGCGCACACGCTGCGGCTCTCTGCGGCGCTGCTGGCCGCCGGCCGGCCGCACGCGGTGCTGCCGCTCACCGGGGCCAGCCACATGGCCGCCGGCGGGGTGGCCGAGCGGCTGCTCCGGCTGGAACTGGACTTCCTCCGCCGGCACCTCTGA
- a CDS encoding ABC transporter permease, whose protein sequence is MSLSPVEGVALAEIESTGAGPEEKGLVGRSPGQLVWARLRRDRTALVSGIVLAVFILAAVAAPLLQRLYGMSPSQQFGDLLDSTGMPLGYVGGVSGDHWFGLEPGLGRDIFIRMIYGIRTSLLIALGAALVTTTIGVVLGIVAGYLGGVVDSVIMWVTDVALAMPFLIFALAVVPTFSLRFYGPRDAVPTWFAVTTLIVVFAAFGWTGTARLVRGQVVSLREREFVEAARASGAGLGHMLFRQLLPNIWAPILVAFSLAVPSYVTGEAALSFLGVGLPESVPSFGRMIYRSIDYLQTDPAYVFFPGITIFALVLAFNLFGDALRDALDPKSSR, encoded by the coding sequence ATGAGCCTGTCCCCGGTCGAGGGCGTGGCGCTTGCCGAGATCGAGTCCACCGGTGCGGGCCCCGAGGAGAAGGGGCTCGTCGGGCGCTCGCCCGGCCAACTGGTCTGGGCCCGGCTGCGCCGGGACCGTACGGCGCTGGTCAGCGGCATCGTGCTGGCCGTGTTCATCCTGGCGGCAGTGGCGGCGCCGCTGCTCCAGCGGCTCTACGGGATGTCGCCGAGCCAGCAGTTCGGCGACCTGCTGGACAGCACCGGCATGCCGCTCGGATACGTGGGCGGGGTCAGCGGCGACCACTGGTTCGGGCTCGAACCGGGCCTGGGCCGGGACATCTTCATCCGGATGATCTACGGCATCCGCACCTCGCTGCTGATCGCCCTCGGCGCCGCGCTCGTCACCACGACGATCGGCGTGGTGCTCGGGATCGTCGCCGGCTACCTGGGCGGCGTGGTCGACTCCGTCATCATGTGGGTCACCGACGTGGCCCTGGCCATGCCGTTCCTCATCTTCGCGCTCGCCGTGGTCCCGACGTTCTCGCTGCGCTTCTACGGCCCCCGGGACGCGGTGCCCACCTGGTTCGCGGTGACCACGTTGATCGTGGTGTTCGCCGCGTTCGGCTGGACCGGCACGGCGCGGCTCGTCCGCGGGCAGGTGGTGTCGCTGCGGGAACGGGAGTTCGTCGAGGCGGCCCGGGCCAGTGGCGCCGGGCTGGGTCACATGCTCTTCCGGCAGTTGCTGCCGAACATCTGGGCGCCGATCCTGGTCGCGTTCTCGCTGGCGGTGCCGTCGTACGTGACCGGTGAGGCGGCGCTGTCCTTCCTCGGCGTCGGGCTGCCCGAGTCGGTGCCGAGCTTCGGCCGGATGATCTACCGCAGCATCGACTACCTGCAGACCGACCCGGCGTACGTCTTCTTCCCGGGCATCACCATCTTCGCGCTCGTGCTGGCGTTCAACCTCTTCGGCGACGCGCTGCGCGACGCGCTCGATCCGAAGTCGTCACGGTAA
- a CDS encoding GNAT family N-acetyltransferase, giving the protein MLRQQDVGHRIVVRRIVGIREGRPLFTDALGELVELSETHITLATDRGRVRVPVDEVHRAKRVPAARRPTAAAVIALELAADEAWPAPVRGRLGDWLLRSADGWTGRANSALPVGDPDRPLPAALDAVQRWYAERGQPATVNTPLPLAAPVGAELDARGWTARPPVLVQTAPLTALPAGRPDLPPVGLAPEPSDEWLAVAAGRKGGLPDAARHVLTAVDRIRFAHLYVDGRLLAVGRGTVTGEGRRLGLTLIEVLPEARRRGFAGAVIRALADWGRAEGATQAFLQVEQRNAPAVALYQRLGFTTHHTYLTRVAPA; this is encoded by the coding sequence GTGCTCCGACAGCAGGACGTGGGACACCGGATCGTGGTCCGGCGGATTGTGGGGATTCGCGAAGGCCGGCCGCTGTTCACCGACGCGCTCGGCGAGCTGGTCGAACTGAGCGAGACCCACATCACGCTGGCCACCGACCGGGGTCGGGTGCGGGTACCCGTGGACGAGGTGCACCGCGCGAAACGGGTGCCGGCGGCCCGCCGGCCGACGGCCGCCGCCGTGATCGCCCTGGAGCTGGCCGCCGACGAGGCGTGGCCCGCCCCGGTACGCGGCCGGCTCGGCGACTGGCTGCTGCGCAGCGCCGACGGCTGGACCGGCCGGGCGAACAGCGCGCTGCCCGTCGGCGACCCGGACCGCCCCCTGCCCGCCGCGCTGGACGCCGTGCAGCGCTGGTACGCCGAGCGCGGCCAGCCCGCCACGGTGAACACCCCGCTGCCGCTGGCCGCGCCGGTCGGCGCCGAACTGGACGCGCGCGGCTGGACCGCCCGGCCCCCGGTGCTGGTGCAGACCGCCCCGCTCACCGCGCTGCCGGCGGGGCGCCCCGACCTGCCCCCGGTCGGCCTCGCACCGGAGCCCTCCGACGAGTGGCTGGCGGTGGCCGCCGGCCGCAAGGGCGGGCTGCCGGACGCCGCCCGGCACGTGCTCACCGCCGTGGACCGGATCCGCTTCGCCCACCTGTACGTGGACGGGCGGCTGCTCGCGGTGGGCCGCGGCACGGTCACCGGCGAGGGACGCCGGCTCGGCCTCACGCTGATCGAGGTGCTGCCCGAGGCCCGCCGCAGGGGGTTCGCCGGGGCGGTCATCCGGGCGCTGGCCGACTGGGGCCGCGCCGAGGGCGCCACGCAGGCCTTCCTCCAGGTCGAGCAGCGCAACGCGCCCGCCGTGGCCCTCTACCAGCGGCTCGGCTTCACCACCCACCACACGTACCTGACCCGGGTCGCCCCGGCCTGA
- a CDS encoding ABC transporter permease, translated as MVRFLLKRLLLAVSVLLAVSIVSFLMFFALPRDPVTGMCPKNCNAERLERVRTELGLNDPKPTQYANYMKGIFVGRDLGSAQGGECEAPCLGYSYVNSEAVSDTFARVLPVTLNIVLPAAVLWLALGVGLGMISALRRGSLLDRVSIGLTLTFASLQLYFVGAVLLLIFVYSLRILPTPRYVPFLDNPVEWARGLVLAWVTLALLFSAIYARLSRAQMLETLSEDFVRTARAKGVAKRKVYGRHALRAAITPIVTIAGLDVGAALGGTVITETTFGIQGLGRTAVEAVRQGDLPTIMATVLISALFVVVANIVVDLLYAFIDPRVRLG; from the coding sequence ATGGTGCGGTTTCTGCTGAAGCGGTTGCTGCTGGCGGTCTCGGTGCTGCTCGCGGTGAGCATCGTCAGCTTCCTGATGTTCTTCGCGCTGCCCCGCGACCCGGTGACCGGCATGTGCCCGAAGAACTGCAACGCCGAGCGCCTGGAGCGGGTGCGGACGGAGTTGGGGCTGAACGATCCGAAGCCGACGCAGTACGCCAACTACATGAAGGGCATCTTCGTCGGCCGCGACCTGGGCAGCGCGCAGGGCGGCGAGTGCGAGGCGCCCTGCCTCGGCTACTCGTACGTGAACAGCGAGGCGGTCAGCGACACCTTCGCCCGGGTGCTGCCCGTGACGTTGAACATCGTGCTGCCCGCGGCGGTGCTCTGGCTCGCGCTCGGGGTGGGGCTCGGGATGATATCGGCGCTGCGCCGGGGCTCGCTGCTCGACCGCGTGTCGATCGGGCTCACGCTGACCTTCGCCTCGCTGCAGCTCTACTTCGTCGGCGCGGTGCTGTTGCTGATCTTCGTCTACTCGCTGCGGATCCTGCCGACGCCCCGGTACGTGCCCTTCCTCGACAACCCGGTGGAGTGGGCGCGCGGGCTGGTGCTGGCCTGGGTGACCCTGGCCCTGCTGTTCTCCGCCATCTACGCCCGGCTGTCCCGGGCGCAGATGCTGGAGACGCTCTCCGAGGACTTCGTCCGCACCGCCCGGGCCAAGGGTGTGGCGAAGCGGAAGGTCTACGGCCGGCACGCGCTGCGGGCGGCGATCACGCCGATCGTGACGATCGCCGGCCTGGACGTGGGCGCCGCGCTCGGCGGCACGGTCATCACCGAGACGACGTTCGGCATCCAGGGGCTGGGGCGTACCGCCGTGGAGGCGGTCCGCCAGGGCGACCTGCCGACCATCATGGCCACCGTGCTGATCTCGGCGCTCTTCGTGGTCGTCGCGAACATCGTGGTCGACCTGCTCTACGCGTTCATCGATCCGCGGGTGCGTCTCGGCTGA